Below is a genomic region from Medicago truncatula cultivar Jemalong A17 chromosome 3, MtrunA17r5.0-ANR, whole genome shotgun sequence.
ggtgattgtgtatgaataactgtggattgatgattattcatgatatatgtgattgatgattaattgatgtgagatattggggttctAATGTAAGTATTGaatgtgaatattattattgatcaagtacatgatgtttatattgaattattcatgttaactattatttggattatgatgatgtaatacttacccccagtggttttgactgtctacctgtctgtatggatgggtagacgttgtgcagggatagttgcttggtgagtcttttgtgcttggtggatatcgggagctttctccgatatcggtgtttagagtttagtcggctctgatctaggcttcgttgtgtcggtctagattaccttttattttggacttttgttatgtttggagattatccgtatgttgggattttgagatgcatctatgttgatgtaattattgATTCATGCCGTatatatttggattactctgTTTTATATTCCGCTGTGACTGTTGAGATTATATATGCATGCGTGACTGAATCttgggttttgaattttgaatgatggcgtagcctctatttcttgaataaatgtattattcgcatgtttaattgctttaatagaaatatgagTGTTACAGAATTTTAGCCATCTCATTGCAAGCCTCTGGATTTATATCCTTAATCTTCTGCATTGCATGGTTAAAATCTGGAATAGTTGTAGCTCTAGCAGCTTTCCACAATAACTCTTTCATATGTGCTCCTGGGAATCTCTTCTTCCAATTCCCATAAAGATGCTTAACACAAAACATGTGTTCCACAGTCTCACCTAGTCCCTTAATCACCTCCACAAGTCCCTGTATTATCACATACATACAAGCATTTAAATATAGGCAGTTATTAGTATATTTAGTTATGATTATAGCATATGCAGTAAACAATAGTAATAGTAAGATACCTTTTGCTGGTCAGAAATAAAAGCATATTGGTTAGGTAGTATTTGATTTAGGTCCTCCAACAATAATTCAAAAAACCACTTCCAAGAATCTCTTGTTTCAGATTCAACCACAACATATGCAATAGGCATCATCTGGTTGTTTCCATCCTTGCCTACAGCTGCCATTAGCTGACCACCATGCTCACCTTTCAAGAAACATGCatccaaatcaattaatggtctACATGTGGTAGCAAATGCAGCCTTACAAGCTTCCAAGCAAATATAAATTCTCTCAAAGACAGGTCCTCCATCTGATTCATCACATTTGATTATCACTGTACTATTAGGATTTGACCTTCTAATCTCTTCAGCTTAATTCCTTAAATGTGCATATTGTTCACTTCCAGCACCATCAAGCAACTCCAGTGCTCTCCTCTTTGCCCTATATGCTTGAATGTAGGGAATTTTCTTTTGTGAAGCAGTTCATCATCACTTTCAATTGGAGCGTGTAAATCACTCTCATCTTGGGAAGAACCTTCATCCACAACTTGTGTCTCATTCCCTTCATTGTTCACACCTCCTTGATTACATGCAGCAAATGTATCCTCAGGTAACTCATGTGTCCAATCCCATTGTTCTTCTCCATCATCAACAATGTCAAAGTCAGGGTCAAATTCACTTTCACCCCCACTTCCAACAtagtcttcatcttcttcactaACATAaccatcttcttcatcatcttcattcacATCATTTCTGACATCAGGTTCATCCATAACTTCATCATTGATCTCACCTTCATAGTTCTCACCTTCATTGTTCACACCTTCATAGTTCTCACCTTCATTGTTCACACTATCATCAGCACCTTCACCAATACCTCCTCCTTTCCCAACACTTTCATCTCTGACCTCAGTAGTCCCTGCATTTCTAACCTCCTCCATAACAGCTTCTTCAACATCACTACCATCATCTTCATCCCTAAGCTCTTCAACCAAAGGGCCTTTATCACAAAAATCCACAACTTCAGGAATATCCACTTCATGTtcaacaaatacttcaaacacATTACACCCTATAGCATCAGTAACAAGCTCCAACAAGTCAGCATCATTGTTTAAAGGCTTAAGTCCACGCTGAAATGAGAATTTTGGATGTTGGTACCACAAAGACTTGAACTTCAAATATCCAAAACTGAGGACCAGCTTTTTAATGTCTTCATAGTACAACTTATCAGTATCAAAAGTGTCTTCCACCTCATCTACATAGCCATCCACATAAAGCCTCACAGGGAAAGTTACAAATCTACCCCTATGGTTAAACCGTAACTTCAAGACTTGGTCCTCAATTGGCATGTGCAAACAGCAACAACCACATATAGTCAGCAATTAAATAACATCTAGCACATGTGGACCACTTTGAATAAACAACTCTAAAAATagcaacacaacacaacacaacactaCACTACACACCACAGCACagcacaacacaacacaacattcACACATGGTGCAAGTGAGTCAAGGAATCTCATAAAGAACCTCATAAATATTCTCAACCATGACACAAACAAACATTAAAGTATGTGGGTACATCATTAATATGCTCAAACAAGAAATAAACAATGGCTAAAGCATGTATGTACAAGGAATATTCTTTAATGAGCACAACAAcccaaaaaaaccctaatttctgaGATTCCTTTCATACCTGAAACAATACTTTGGGTCGATTTCTGGGTCCCACCATGATGGTCCATCTCCAACTTTAGCTTTACCCTTATCTCCCATGGTCGAATCGAGCTtgcaaggaagaagaagatggtttttttttttcgtttctgGGAGGCAAGGCAAGGAGAATAGGAATCGATTTGGGATAAACAAGGAACTAGggtttcaattcaattttcccttatatatctttgattttttatttctttttatttatgaaaatgataaaatgtttttccataataatattattaatttcttcaattttataaattacaTTATCCACATATGCAGTGCCACATATGCCTTCATTTGCCACATCAGTTAAAAATCTGCCATTTGTGCGTTTTTGGAGGAAAAAatggggggtaggacgaaaattgcaacaaaaatgataactGAATGACCGTTTTGTTCTCTTTCAAAAGGGCATGACCAATTTCGTGAGTAAGTCAAAACACGAggatcaaaagtgtaattaagccatgTTAAAAATGAgggtggaaaaaaaataaatgcataaaatattaaataataaaaggggtaaaattgaaatttttggtAATTTGCAAGGGTGAAAAGGGGATTttcaattttaagatttttgtaACCGTAGTTTCTAGGgtcaaaatattgattttttttttttaaagaaaaaagagattAATGGGTAAAAGTTGTTGCAGCAAAATGAGTGCGCGAAAACAAATTGGTAGAATAACTTACAAACTGGGTAAAAGTTGGGATTGGGACAAGTACAAAGGCGGTCATATTTATGGAGTTCCTCTAGGTGGAACAATTGTACAACAACCTTTTGCTATTGGAGGTATTTGACTGTTAAAAACATGTTTATGAATACAATCTGCATTACGGTTTCTGTATTCATGTTCAGCTACAGATGCGTATCCTATTCCTGTATACATGTATAAATTGCTTGTTTGACTTGCTAAGGTTATGCCTTGATATTTTCCTTAAGAATCAGTCGTGCTGGGAAAACCTTTTGCTAAAGTTGATCTAGATCATATATAGATTTCAGAAACTTATAGAAACAAAAGATGGATGATTAAATAAAATCCAATTGCTGAAAGACTACTCTCTCTTTCTGTCTAATGTGAATGAAAAGAAGCAAAGTAAAGGGGATAATTGTCACAAGTTATTTTCCAACATCAGCATGCATCTATTTAATGTCAGAGTTACTGGATAGTAAAAAATGTTTCCACGTAGTTATATTGATATGGAAGAGGCATATGATTGGTTCATATAGAGGTTTTCTTTAAGATTTTAGTGAAAAAAGCCTAGAAGTAGAAAGGAGATCAGAACTTTGAATTGCTTATATGTTATATCTAACCAGTTGAATAAGATAGTACAATACAAGGGGATCATGACTAGCCAGTAGCGTGAAAGTACAGTGTGAAGGATACAAATGGTTTCCCTATAACTAAAGGTTTGCATGAAAAGTGAACTTTTTCGATTTATCTATGGTAGAAAATTTAAAATCTGATGTAAAATTTAAACCGCCtgattttgattgaatatgGTAGAAAGTATGGAAGAATATGGTGGATTGGTTGTAGCCGCAGCAATACAACAATGGCTTTGGATTAGTTATAACTCTTCTATGGTTCAAATATTAGAAATTCTGAGGTTTTTTTTGGGGGGAGGGGGAATTTCCATCTCAATCCTTAGTGCTGACATTGTATTTGATGCTGTACAGTACGGGAGGATCTGGTCAAAAAGGCAGTTTTACTTGCCATTGCTCGTGATGGTGATAGTGGTGGAGGTGTCCGAGCAATCATAGTTAGTCATGTTCAATTTCTAAATACAAGGTTTATATTGTTAAGTATGTACAATAAATTGATTGATTCCCTTATTCTGAATCTTGTAGAGGAGGGAGTGACCAAGAATTTCTACCCAGGCACGATGAACTGGAGGCTCGTAACTCGTTGCTTAACATTCTTGGTGCCCCAGAGCCAATGAACATATGAAGTTGTTGTGAttaaagaatcttgattgatgGGGGGACGTCAGTTAAACTTTTTACTTGAGCAATAATTACAATTACAAATTTCATACTTggcaaaattataaataaaagttcACATAAAAATACTtttgctcaatttttttatgcaattaaTATAATCCCTGAGTattgtaatgttattttatcaaaaaaattgtcaGATTCTATAACTTTAGGGattaaaaattggaataaaactATACTGATTTATGAAGAATCTATAACGACCAATCTACATACTAAAAACTGAAAAATCCATAACAACCAATCTACAACATACTAAGAAAACTACATACCAAAGTCGTGACAACTGACAATGTGCAATGGAGATTCATTTTTCCCCCTCTCTTTCATGATAACGGTATATGAAGTTAAAGATGTGACGAATGGAATGAACAACCAAGTCTTATTTCTCCCTCCAATGTTCAAGAATTTTTAAAAGTAGATGTGAAGAACGAAATTTCTCCCTCTAATGTCtttatttacttgtttttgtttttgaatgttGTTAACTGCGGGAAAGTTCTGAATCAGATAAACAGCTGTGGAGTTTGCAGCAGGCTAAAGGCTTGAGAAGTGTTAGCACCTTTTTATAGCAGTGTTTGATAACGggtaaataacatttttttaatcattgaaATAGTAAGGTGAATCAATTTCTTacttaaaaaatgaaacattaaACACCAcagttttaaaaattatagaGTCCGAAATGTTTGATTTAATCAGTGTTTGTTTACGCCTCCACATCATTAGACGGTCGTAAACAACAGCTTCCCCTAACATTGCAGGGCAATTATTATTATCTAACAACATAACTTACATTGGCTTTCCAGTTCTACCACCTAATTTCCGAGTCTTACAAATTGAAGGTGCAATCAACATTGTGAAGAAAACACAGAGCttgaatttaaaactaaaaaacatgATTTCGCAAGTAAATTAGCCAGTAATCATGGTACCAGCACCTTCATCAGTTAAAATCTCAAGTAACAAAGAGTGTGGAACCCTACCATCAATAATACTTGCAGTTTTAACCCCTTGTGCTAGCGATCGAATGCAACAATTCACCTTAGGAATCATTCCACCACCAATAATTCCATCTTCAATCATCTTTGTCACTCCTTTTATATCAATCTTCTTCACCAAACTCTCTGGATCATTCCGATCTTCCAATATCCCCGCCACATCCGTCAACAGTATCAATTTCTCCGCTCCTAATGCCGCCGCTAATTCTCCGGCAACCGTATCGGCATTGATGTTGTACAGTTGTCCGGATTCATCAGCCGCAACGGATGCAACCACTGGAATTTGTCCGCTGTCGACTAGAGACCGGAGAACAGCAGGATCTACTCTTGCAACCTCGCCAACGAACCCAAGGTTTGAGGAATTAGGACTAGGACGTGCGGTGAGGAGTTTTCCGTCCACACCGGAGAGACCGACGGCGGTGGCGTCGGCTTTGTTGATTAAAGAAACGagaattttgttaacttttccGACGAGAACCATGGAAACGATCTCCATCGTTTCAGCGTCAGTGACACGGAGGCCGTCACGGAAAACGGGCTGAATGTTGAGACGGCCGAGCCAGTGGTTGATTTCAGGACCGCCGCCGTGAACCATGACAGGACGGAGACCGACGCACCAGAGGAGAACGAGATCGTTAATGACTGAGGCTTGAAGCTCCGGTGACTTCATGGCGGCGCCGCCGTATTTGACGACGATAGTTTTGCCTCTGAATTTTTGTATGAAAGGAAGCGATTCAGAGAGGATGTCGACTCGGAATTGACCCGGAGATGCTGGCTCGGGTGACGCGGCTGAAGCGGAGATACAACGACAGCCATTGGATGGAAAAGAGAGGTTGGTTTGTGTGCGTTTGATTTTGATATCGATTTTGGTTGATGAGATGAATGGGAATGGAGCTCCCAAGAAGTTTGTGAAGGTTTTTGCAGCTCCTCCCAACATTGCGTTACACTTACACGCACGCTTGCACTGCCAGCCCAAGTTGAACTGAATGACTTGAAAATCAAATACAACTAGGGTTTACGGGGATATAATTAATTTTCCACGTGCCATTCtgcagttttattttattaagaaacTCAAATCttgattaacaaaaaaaattgattctctccctcaaaaataaaattaaattgattctctttattttgttaaaaaaaaattgatttattatttttatttattttcgtgAAAAGTACTACATTATATATATCATAATTTTGGGGTGTAGTCAGGAATTCTAAGAGTGTGACTAGAAATTTTAGTACACAACACTAAATTatttatcgttttttttttttttgtggtgatggAGTTCGAACCTccgaccttacatatattattgtAGTAAGAATCAAAAAATCTAATTTGTTTTTACGACTTAAGTCCCCTTAGTAAAAAATCGATATTGTTTTTAGGACTTATGACTCatttgttttagatttaaaaaacataaattttcctttgttttttttaaaaatgaattgaaaatttatttaaaaaagggtcatgttaaccggAATCGGTATCCCCGGGGCACGGATTAATGAAGCAAATATAGTAgtaatatttgcattaaaagtTGTGTAATTAATGAATTACAAGCTTAAAAAATGTCTCTTTTGATTTACAATTTCTTCTTTTgcttccttaactagtgccccgggggcattggttaacatttctcatttaaaaatagtagaaatttTTTGGAAATCACATATTATTCTTGATCAAAAAACATCAttcgaaaaataatttttatgaaaagttattttaaatagccttttattttagacatttttaaaatgttattatccaaaaaaagttaaaacaaaatgatgaaatattatttataataacaTTCCAAGATAAAATATTCAAACGAATTTTTCATTTGatgttttccttcaaaaattatttgttaaaaatttatagCAAAAAGATGctaaattatacaaatttatt
It encodes:
- the LOC11436076 gene encoding proteasome subunit beta type-6, whose translation is MSARKQIGRITYKLGKSWDWDKYKGGHIYGVPLGGTIVQQPFAIGVREDLVKKAVLLAIARDGDSGGGVRAIIVSHVQFLNTRGGSDQEFLPRHDELEARNSLLNILGAPEPMNI
- the LOC11429980 gene encoding acetylglutamate kinase, chloroplastic translates to MLGGAAKTFTNFLGAPFPFISSTKIDIKIKRTQTNLSFPSNGCRCISASAASPEPASPGQFRVDILSESLPFIQKFRGKTIVVKYGGAAMKSPELQASVINDLVLLWCVGLRPVMVHGGGPEINHWLGRLNIQPVFRDGLRVTDAETMEIVSMVLVGKVNKILVSLINKADATAVGLSGVDGKLLTARPSPNSSNLGFVGEVARVDPAVLRSLVDSGQIPVVASVAADESGQLYNINADTVAGELAAALGAEKLILLTDVAGILEDRNDPESLVKKIDIKGVTKMIEDGIIGGGMIPKVNCCIRSLAQGVKTASIIDGRVPHSLLLEILTDEGAGTMITG